GACCGGCGTTCCGGGGGCGCGTCCGTGAGCCGGCTGCAGGTGGCGGCGGCGTTGACCGCGACGCACCGGGGGCTGGCGCTGGCGACGATCACGATGGCGGTGTCGGCGACGGCGGCCGGGGTGTTCGTGCTGCGGGCGCCCACCCAGTGGACCGTGCCGCTCGCCGTCGTCACCATGGTCGTCCTCGCGCTGCGCGCGCGGGCGTTCCCGCTGGTCGCCGAGGTCGTGGTGCTGCTCGGTGCGGCGGCCGTGCTCGCGGTGCGGCTGGTGTCGGCGTGGCTGGACCACTCCGGCGGGGCGGCCGGTCCGCTCGCCGTCCTCGTCGTGCTCGCCGCCCTGCCGCTGCTGGTGCTCGCCGTGCAGCCCGCCGAGCATGTGCGCGTACGGCTCCGGCGGTTCGGCGACACCCTCGAATCGATCGGCGTCATCGCCCTGTTCCCGCTGCTCATCGGGGTGTTCGGCGTGTACGGACGACTGCTCGACACGTTCGCTTAGGAGCTGGGGGCCGCACATGGCGCAGGCAGGGGACTGGCAGCGGGATGTGCTGCGCGAGCTGGGCCGGGAGGAAGCGGTCGGCGGGGGCGCCCAGGCGAACCCCGAGCCACCCCGGCCACCGGCCCGCCGTGCCGAGCCGACGCTGAGGCTGGTGCGCTCGGCTCCGCCGGGGCGGCCGGAGCCGGAGGGCCCCCCGGAGGGGGTTGAGCCGGTGGGCCTGCCGGAGGGGGTTCAGCCGGTGGGCAGGCCTGCGGGGGGCGAGCTGTCGGGGGGCGCGAGGAGGGCTGGGGACGGCCCGTTCGCCCGATCGACACCGGTCCGGGGGACACCTGCCGAGCAGCCGCCGGGGCAGCCGATGCCGGGTGCGCAGCCGTCGGCGCAGGAGGTACCAGCCGTACAGCTGCCGGGGCAGCCGATGCCGGGTGCGCAGCTACCGGTGCAGGGGGTACCGGCTATACAGGTGCCGGTGCAGGAGGTGCCGGTGGTACAACCGCCGGGGCAGCCGATACCTGGTGCGCAGCCGTCGGCGCAGGAGACACCGGGCGTACAACTGCCGGGACAAGCAGCGCCGTTCGCGCGACCGCCGATTGAGCCGGTGCCTGGTGTGCAGCCGTCGGTGCAGGGGGCGCCGGACGTGCGGTTCTCGGGGCACGCAGCGCCCTTCGCCCAGCCGCCCGTGCAGGCGGCTCCCTTCGCACAGCCGCCGGTTGAGCCGGTGCCCGGTGTGGGGGCAGCCGGGTCGTACGTCCCCGGTGGGATGCCCCGGGCCGGGGTTCCCCAGGCCGCCGCCGTACCGTCGGCTGGTGAGTCGGGGTGGGCCGGTGACACGGCGCAGCCCGGGCCCCCCGCAAGCACCCCTCGGCCCGGATCGCCCGCGAGCGCCGCTCACCCCGGGCCCCCCGCAAGCGACGGTCGACACAGCTCGCCCGGTGATGGTGTCGAGGGTGGGCAGGCCGGTGGTCGGGGGCGCCCGGCGGCCGAGGGCTCTTCCTTGCCCGTGAACCCCCCAGCGCCCGCGAACCCCCCAGCACCCGCAGACTCCCCAACGCCCGCGAACCCCCCGGCGCCCGCGCCCTCCGCCACCCCCTCGGCGCCCGCCCCGCGGCAGGGCCACTCGCCGCAGGCCCCCCTGCACGCCCCCGATTCCGTGCCCACCATCGATCCGCGGCTCGCGCACGCGCTCGGGCGGCCGCAGCATGGGGAGTCCGTGGCTCGGCGGACGGGGCGGTCCCTTCGGAAGCTGGCGGGGTCGGCCGCGCAGGATGTCGCCGAGGAGACGCGGATCGCGCGGGAGTTGCAGCAGCCGGTGACCACCGGGCGCGTCATCGCGGTGACGTCGATCCGGGGCGGCGTGGGGAAGTCGACCATGGCCGCACTGCTGGGACGGACGTTCAACCACTACCGCCACGACCCGGTGCTGACCCTGGAGGCCGACGCCGCGCTCGGCACCCTGCCGGTACGGATGGGCGCCGACTCGGTGCGCTGGGCGGCGGCCGACCTCGCACACATCCTCAACCCGGCCATGCAGCTCACCGATGTCACCGGGTACCTGGTGCCGGTGGCCGACGGCGGCTGGCTGCTGCCCGCCAGCCAGGGCCGCGTTGGCGCCCCGCTGGACATCCGTACGTACCGCACCGTGACCCTCGCGCTGCGTCGCTACTTCGCGGTCACCGTCGTGGACTGCGAGACCCTGCCGGGCGAGGTGGCCCGTACGGCGATGGACACCGCCCACGCGCGCGTGGTCGTCGCGCCGATGACCGCCGAGGGCGTCAACGGCACCCGCCAGGTCCTGGACTGGCTCGGCCAGTTGCCGCACTCCGCGCTCTCCTCGACCATCGTCGCCCTGACCGCCAACTCCCCCGACGTCACGCTGGACCGCGCCACCGCCGTCGCCCACCTCAAGGAGTCCGGCGTCCATGTCGTCACCGTCCCCTACGACCGCCACCTCGCCCAGGGCGGCCCGATCCGCACCGCCCTGCTGGGCCAGGAGACCCGCGCGGCGGCGATCACCCTGGCGGCGGAGGCGATGACCCGCGCGGTGAGGATGCGATGACCGGCAGTTCGTATGCGGAAGGGGTCCGTTCGTGACCCAGGAGTTGATTCACCGGCCCGCGCGGAGCACCCGGCCGCTCGGTGCCGCCGGGGCCCGGACGATCGAGCCGCCGCCGAACCTCCCGGAGGGCAAGGCGGGGACGGCGGCCACGGCGTTGCTGCCGATGGCCGGGGTCATGGGCTCGGTCGTGATGATGACCGTGATCCGCAACAGCCAGTTCGCGGCCATCGGCGCGATGGTGCTGGTCATCGCGCTGCTCGGCGCGGTCGCCCTGTTCCTCTCCCAGCGCGGCAAGGCCCAGCGCACCCGCCGCATGCAGCGGGAGCGGTATCTGGAGTATCTGGAGGAGCTGCGCGAGGAGTTCGGCGCGGAGGAGCGGGAGCGGCGGGCGCTCGCGCGGGTGCTGAATCCGCCGCCGGAGGCGCTGTACGACCTGGTGCGCGACCCCGCCCGGCTGTGGGAGCGGCGGCGGCAGGACGTGGACTTCCTGCGGGTGCGCGTCGGCACCGGTGACGTCCCCGTGGCGAACCTGGCCATCGGGCAGAACCAGGGCGGCGTGCTGACCCCGCCGGACCCGTTCATGCTGAACGAGGCGCGGGCGCTGCTGGCCCGCTACTCGGTGGCCAACGACTGCCCGATCACGGTGCCGTTGGACCGCGCGGGCAACGTCAGCGTGGTCGGCGACCGGGAGGGTGTGCTGCGGGTGGCCCGCGCCCTCCTCGTCCAGGTCGCCGTCACGCACGCGCCCGACGACGTGGCCGTGGCGCTCGGCGTGCCGGGCGAGCGGCTGGCGGACTGGGAGTGGGCCAAGTGGCTGCCGCACGTGCTGGACGCGCAGGAGCACGACGGTCCGGTGGCGGCCCGCCGGATCGCGCCGGGCCTGGCGCAGCTGGCCCGGCACTTCCGGCACGAGCTGGGCCGGCGCGCGTCGTACGCGGCGGAGGTGCGCCGGGGCCTCGCCGACCGCAAGGCGCTCGGGCTGGCGTCCCGCATGCTCGTCGTCAGCGACGCGTACGGGGAGACGGCCGCCGAACTGCCGCGCCCCGACACGGCGGTGGGGCTCGCGGACATGGGCGTCACCGTGCTGCACCTGCTGGCGGAGCAGGTGCACGAGCCCGATCAGGTGTCGGTGCGGATCACCGTGCGGGGCGATCAGGTCGTCGTGGAGGACCTGCGCGCTCCGGACCCCTCGGCGATCGGGGCCCCCACCGTCGTCCCGCCCGCGCACGGCACCTGCGACCAGGTCACCGCCGCCGGTGCCGAGGGCCTCGCCCGGCTGCTCGCGCCGCTGCGGCTGTCCGCCGAGTCGGCCGCCGAGGGCACGCCGGTCACCGGGCCCGTCGACTTCCCGGGTCTGCTCGGCATCGACGACCCGGCCCTGCTGAACCTGCACGACCTGTGGGCGCCGCGCGGCGAGCGGGAGTTCCTGCGGGTGCCCATCGGGGTGACGGACCGTCATGAGCCGGTGCTGCTCGACCTCAAGGAGTCCTCGGAGCTGGGCATGGGCCCGCACGGGCTGTGCGTCGGCGCGACCGGCTCCGGCAAGAGCGAGCTGCTGCGCACCCTCGTGCTGGCGCTGGCCGCCACCCACTCCCCCGAGGACCTGGCGCTCGTCCTGGTCGACTACAAGGGCGGCGCGACCTTCGCCCCGTTCACCGAACTCCCGCACGTGGCCGGGGTGATCACCAACCTGGAGAACCAGGCGGGCCTCGTCGAGCGCGTGCACTCCAGCCTCGCGGGCGAGGTCAAGCGGCGCCAGCAGGTGCTGAAAGACGCGGGGAACGTGGCCGACATCGGACACTACGCCGCCCTGCGCGCCACCCGGCGGCCCGACCTGGAACCGCTGCCGCACCTCTTCGTGGTGATCGACGAGTTCGGTGAACTCCTCACCGCCAAGCCCGACTTCATCGACCTGTTCCTGTCCATCGGGCGCATCGGCCGGTCCATCGGCGTGCATCTGCTGCTGTCCAGCCAACGCATCGAGGGCGGCAAGCTGAAGGGCCTCGACACCTACCTCTCGTACCGGCTGGGGCTGCGCACCTTCTCCGCCGACGAGTCGCGGACCGTCCTCGACACCACCGACGCCTTCCATCTGCCGCCGCTGCCGGGCTTCGGCTATCTGAAGGTGGACACGTCGACGTACGAGCGGTTCAAGGCGGGGTACGTGTCGGGCGCGTACCGGGGTCCGGCGCTGGTGGCGCAGGAGGACGACACACCGCTGGCCTGGCCGTATCCGACGTACAACACGCTCGGCGGCGCGCCCGTCGCCGGTGAGGCCGCCGAGGAGCCGAAGGCCACGAAGCGGGAGACCGGGCCGACCGTGATGTCGGTGATGGTGGACCAACTGGCCGCCGCCGCACGGCCGGTGCGGCGGATCTGGCTGCCGCCGCTGCCGGACGCGATCACGCTGGACGCGGCGGCCGGCCCCGTGCGGGTGGACGAGCGCGGGCTGCGCCTGGCCACCGGGGAAGGCCCCTTGCGGGTGCCGCTCGGGGTGCTGGACGATCCGGCGAAGCAGTGGCAGGGGCACTGGGTGCTCGATCTGACGGTCGCGGGCGGCCACGCGGCGGTGATCGGCGGCCCGCAGTCCGGCAAGACGACGCTACTGCGGACGCTCGCGCTGTCGCTGGCCACCACGCACACGCCCGCCGAGGTCGGCATCTACGGACTGGACCTGGTCGGCG
This genomic stretch from Streptomyces deccanensis harbors:
- a CDS encoding type VII secretion protein; translated protein: MARRTGRSLRKLAGSAAQDVAEETRIARELQQPVTTGRVIAVTSIRGGVGKSTMAALLGRTFNHYRHDPVLTLEADAALGTLPVRMGADSVRWAAADLAHILNPAMQLTDVTGYLVPVADGGWLLPASQGRVGAPLDIRTYRTVTLALRRYFAVTVVDCETLPGEVARTAMDTAHARVVVAPMTAEGVNGTRQVLDWLGQLPHSALSSTIVALTANSPDVTLDRATAVAHLKESGVHVVTVPYDRHLAQGGPIRTALLGQETRAAAITLAAEAMTRAVRMR
- the eccCa gene encoding type VII secretion protein EccCa, whose protein sequence is MTQELIHRPARSTRPLGAAGARTIEPPPNLPEGKAGTAATALLPMAGVMGSVVMMTVIRNSQFAAIGAMVLVIALLGAVALFLSQRGKAQRTRRMQRERYLEYLEELREEFGAEERERRALARVLNPPPEALYDLVRDPARLWERRRQDVDFLRVRVGTGDVPVANLAIGQNQGGVLTPPDPFMLNEARALLARYSVANDCPITVPLDRAGNVSVVGDREGVLRVARALLVQVAVTHAPDDVAVALGVPGERLADWEWAKWLPHVLDAQEHDGPVAARRIAPGLAQLARHFRHELGRRASYAAEVRRGLADRKALGLASRMLVVSDAYGETAAELPRPDTAVGLADMGVTVLHLLAEQVHEPDQVSVRITVRGDQVVVEDLRAPDPSAIGAPTVVPPAHGTCDQVTAAGAEGLARLLAPLRLSAESAAEGTPVTGPVDFPGLLGIDDPALLNLHDLWAPRGEREFLRVPIGVTDRHEPVLLDLKESSELGMGPHGLCVGATGSGKSELLRTLVLALAATHSPEDLALVLVDYKGGATFAPFTELPHVAGVITNLENQAGLVERVHSSLAGEVKRRQQVLKDAGNVADIGHYAALRATRRPDLEPLPHLFVVIDEFGELLTAKPDFIDLFLSIGRIGRSIGVHLLLSSQRIEGGKLKGLDTYLSYRLGLRTFSADESRTVLDTTDAFHLPPLPGFGYLKVDTSTYERFKAGYVSGAYRGPALVAQEDDTPLAWPYPTYNTLGGAPVAGEAAEEPKATKRETGPTVMSVMVDQLAAAARPVRRIWLPPLPDAITLDAAAGPVRVDERGLRLATGEGPLRVPLGVLDDPAKQWQGHWVLDLTVAGGHAAVIGGPQSGKTTLLRTLALSLATTHTPAEVGIYGLDLVGGGLSALAGLPHVGGIAGRADRERAARTVAEVRTMLVEREELFREHGIDSVDQLRRLRAQGRLRELGSTDIVLLIDGFGALRDEFAELDDTVVELLKRGGGYGIHVVGGMLRWNDVRIATQSMFGTRVELRLNDPSDSSVDRKLSETLSPDTPGRVLTDGKLFAQAALPRLDGRPSTGDLAPALEDAARTIRSTWHGELAAPVRVLPTRLASDRLPSVVAEPHRVPIGVDQDALAPALLDLFGSDQHLLILGDNECGKTNLLKLVAARLVERYSDEELVFGVFDPRRGLRGVIPEPYRGGYAHNAKLAAGLSSGIANELEKRMPESADPDALTDEPAFKGPRIVILVDDYDILTTAGQQPLAPFLPYVSSAQDIGLHFVITRRVAGASRAMYEPLLQTLRETGTAALLMTGERSEGQLFPGLYASAQPAGRGTLVRRGRPHQLIQTALDDTAHDSTAHDSARDTAHDSEEGDRP